Within the Polaribacter pectinis genome, the region TGCAGATTCTTTACCAAAAAACAACTTTGCTTTTTCTTCTGATATTGCCAAGTGATTTCTGGATTCTTCAAATTTGGTGGTACTTCCTTCAATAATTTGAAAAGGAAAAAAAGAGAAAAAATTTGCATCTCCTTGTAAAATACCTTCTACATAAATTTCTTTACCATTAATGTTTACAACAGAACTTGCTAGCCATCCATCACTTAGATGAAAATCATTAATTTCTGGAACTTCTTCTTTATATTTTATGCCTTCTAAGTTTGTACTACTTGACCAAATATTGCCATCAGACATTTTATGAATTACTCGATGAATTTCATTTACATTTGGGTTTTCGGCATTGTAACTTTCCTCGTCATTTAGGTATAATAAAACCAATAAAAGTCCAGCAAAACCAACAGTTAAACCTGCAATATTTATAACAATATTTAGCCAATTCTTTTTGCTATTTTTATAAAATATTTTAAACCAAGTATTAAACATAATTATTCGAATTTTAAGTATTTGATTAAATCAATCTTTGTTGCGTTGTAAGCTTTTAAACCAACAACTACAAAAACTAAAATGATTAAGATAATTGGAGTTAAGACATAAGGCAGTATTGGCATTTCTACTCTGTAAACAAAGTTTTCTAACCAATTTTCCATAAAATAATACGCAATCGGAATTAATATTATTGAAGAAATAACCACTACTTTCAAGAAGTTTTTCAATAACTGAAACATAATTTCTTTTACTGATGCTCCTAAAGTTTTTCTAATAGCAACTTCTTTTAGCCTTTGTTGAATTGTTAACGTTGCCAAAGCAAACAAACCTAAAAGAGATATTAAAATCACTAATATTGACAATATTAAAAACATCGTTTGTTGTTTTTGATACTTCTCATAAGTTTCTGCAAAATTTTGGTCTAAAAACTCATAATTAAAAGGGTATTTAGCGTCTATATTTTGTTTCCAAAAACTTTCAATTTCAGCAATTGTTTTATCAATATCATTTCCTTTTATTTTAAATTGAATCATTGAAATCCAATTTTTAGCAAAATCAAAAGTATTCCAAATACCTAAAAACATTGGTGTTATTTCTTTATCAAAACCATCAAAATGATAATCTTTTATCATTCCTATGACTTCTAAACCTGGAGCATTATCTTCTTGCCATCCAACATTAACAATTTCTCCAATAGGATTGTTAAAAATGCCCAATTGTTTGGCAGCAGTTTCGTTTATTAAAACTTTATTAATCGTATCTGAAGCAATATTTTTTAAAAAATTTCGTCCTTTTAAAATCGTAATTCCAGCAAAGTCTATATAATTAAAATCTATTAAATTAGAAGCAGAATTAAAGCTAATATCATTTATTTTATGTCTTAAATCTGTTCCATTTGAAAAACCATAACCAGGCACAAACATACTTGCAGTAACTCCACTAATGTTTTTATTTTGACTTAAAACTTCCCTCGTTAACTGGTATTTTTTATATTTATCTACTTTATTATAAAATGCAACAGATAACACATGTTCTTTGTCAAAACCCAAGTCTTTTTCCATCATATAATTTACTTGACTCCCAACAATTAACATACTGATAATAAAAAATCCTGATATTAAAAATTGAACTCCAAGCATCATATTTCTTGCTAAATTTCCTTTTTTGCTTTTAGAAATACTTCCTTTTAAAACTTCAATCGCTTTAAAGTTTGATAAATACAAAGCAGGAATACTACCAACAAAAAATGATATCAAAATTGAAGTAACAAATAAAGTCACCAAAGAATTTGTATGCAAAATCGAAATTTCTTTCCCAACAAATTGATTAAAAAAGGGCAAAGCTAATTCTACAATAACCAACGCCAAAACAAACGAGATTAACCCTTGCAAAACAATCTCAAAAACGTATTGAAAAAGCAGTTGTTTTTTTGATAAACCCAATGTTTTCTTCACTCCTACTTCTTTTGCTCTTTGACTTGCAGACGCTACAGATAAGTTGATAAAATTGACACAAGAAATAATAATTAACAGGATGGATAAACCTAGCAAAACTATTAATAATTGGTAATTTCCTGTTCCACTTGGCCCAGCTCTTTTTGCTGTATTGTGTAAATACATTGTATCTAATTTATCTAAAAGAACAGTTGGTATTCCATAACGTTCGTCAAATTCTTCAACAGTAATTCCGTTTTCTTCAGCAGCAATTTTATGGACGTTATTAATAATTTTATTCATTTTTTGCTTTAACTCTCCCAAATCTGTTCCTTTTGTAACCCTACAAAAAACTTCATTATTATGGTTTCCCCAATTCACTTCAAATTCTTCAGAAAACTGAATTAACAAATGAGGTTCTTGGTGTGAGTTTTTAGGAATTTCATAAACACAGGTTACCAAAAAATCTTTATTGTCGATTTTAACCAAATTGCCAACTGCTTTTTCACCTTTAAAAATTCTTTCAGAATATTCTTTTGATATTGCAATATTATCTCTGGTTTTTGCAAAGTTTTCTTTGGAACCTTCTAAAATTTTGAATGGAAAAAAGTTAAAAAACTGTGGTTCTGTAAGTATTGTTTTGTCTGTAAATTCAAAAATATCTTTATATTGAATTACTCTACTTCTGTAAAATGGCTTTACCATTAAAGACTCTGTAACTTCTGGTATTTCTTTAGGATACGTTAAATACATCCCAGCATTTGCAGTTATCCAAACTTCACCAGATTTTGCTTTTTTTATATTTACTCTATAAACATCGTTTTTATTTGGGTTCCATTGATTGTAACTTTTTTCTTCATTTAGATATAATAAAATGATTAGTAAACCAGCCAAACCAAGTGTTAATCCACTGATATTTATCAATGTATTTAGCCAGTTTTTCTTGCTATTTCTAAAGAATATTTTAAACCATATTTGTAACATAAGTTCTGTTTTTTTTTTATGAATTTAGTTTCTCATTTTAACGAGAATGACAATTTTAACCGCCTTTGTCTTTAGTGACTTTATTCAACTAAAACATCTACTTTATGTTCATTTGTTTTTTCAGAAATAATTTCTCCGTCTTTTAAGGTTACAATTCTTGATGAAAATTGTGCATCGTAAGAGGAATGAGTTACCATTATAATTGTTGCACCAGTTGCGTGTAATTCTGTTAGTAATTCCATTACATCATTTCCGCTTTTGCTATCTAAATTCCCTGTTGGTTCATCTGCTAAAATCAATTTTGGGTTAGTTACCAAAGCTCTTGCAACTGCAACTCTTTGCTGTTGTCCACCAGATAATTGTAACGGATAATGTTTAGCTCTGTGAGCAATACCTATTCTTTCTAAAATATCTGTAACTCTTTCTTTTCTTTCAGATGCTTTTACTTTGTTGTAGATTAAGGGTAATTCAACATTTTCATAAACTGTTAATTCATCAATCAAATTAAAGTTCTGAAACACAAAACCAATATTAGCTTTACGTAAACCTGCTCTTTGTTTTTCGTTGAAAGTTGCCACTTCTGTTCCATCGAAAAGATAGCTTCCATTATTTGGAGCATCCAACAAACCAATAATATTTAAAAGTGTCGATTTCCCACAACCAGAAGCTCCCATTATAGAAACAAATTCGCCTTTTTTAACTTCTAAACTCAACTTATTTAAAGCTGTTGTTTCTACTTCTTCTGTTCTGTAAACCTTTACTAAATCTGTTATTTTTATCATCACTTATATTTTTTAAATTGTTATTTTATTTTTACTGAAAACTGCAACTGCAGACTGAATACTGCCTACTGAATGTTTATCTCTTCAACCTCTTTATAATCATCATAACTCGATGTAATTACCTTATCTCCAACTTGCAATCCTTCTAAAACTTCATAATAAAAAGGATTTTCTCTACCAATTTTAATGCTTCTTTTTACAGCTTTATTCTCCCCATTTAAAACAAAAACCCATTTACCATTTGTACTTTGATAAAATAATCCTTTGCTTAATAATAAAGCTTCTGTTTTACCTGATAAAAATACTTTCGTTTTTAAAGACATTCCTCTTTTTACCTCGTTGGAAAGTGAATCTTGTTTAAAATTTAATTCTAATTTGAATTGTCCTCCAACAATTTCAGAAAACACTTTCGATAATTTTACATCGTAGTTTTTTGCGTTTAAGGCAACAGTTCCAGAAATACCTTCTTGTAATTTAGAATTGTAATATTCATCGACTTTTGCAACCAATTTATAACCATCTAAAACATCCATTTTTCCAATTGGTTGACCTTGATTGTAGCTTTCTCCTAAAATAGGATTGAATGAAGACAACAAACCATCTACAGGTGCTTTTACCACGAAATTCTCTTTGTTTTTGTACAATAATTCTAAACTCTTTTCCATATTCGACAAAGAAGTATTTATTCTTGCTAATTGATTATCTCTACTTTTTTTCTCGTTGAAAACACTCTTTTTAATCACACCACTTCTTTCTTTTTGAAAAGAATATTCTTGTTGTGTTTTCTGATAATCGTTTTTTGCAATCACTTCTTTTTTATATAGAGTTGAATCTAATTTATATTGTCTGTCTGCATTTCTAAAATCATTGTCGATACTTAATAATTGTTGATCTAAACTCAATTGCTGATTTTTAATATTCACACGTAAGTTTCTTAAATTATTAATTTGCTCTACCATTGCAGTTTCTTGGGTTAAGTAATTCAGTTCTGCATTTGGGTTATAAACCTTTAAAAGTGGCGTTCCTTTTTTGATGATTTGTCCACTTTCCACAAAAATTTCTGAAACAGAACCACCTTGAATTACATTCACCAAAACAGAAGTTTTAGGTTCTACTGTACTATTAAATAAAATAACGTCTTCGAAATCTCCTTTGATAACTTCACGAATACTAATATTATCTTTTTTAAGATTGACTTGCTTTTTTCTAGTAGCATTCATTAAAATTACTGCCAATAAAATAACAGCAGGAATTCCCCATAAGAGCATTTTTTTAGTTTTTTTATTTTTAGGTTTTATTTGAGTATCCATAAATTCTATTTCGTTTGGTAATTGATATGCCACAAATATGCCAACGAAAAATAAATTTTAAAATATTGATTTTCAATATTATATGTATTTATCAAAAATTAAGAGTGTTCAAAAACGGACATATTTTTGTTCATATTCAAACAAAACACTAATTATGTACTATGAGAAAAAAAGAAGCAACCATTTTAATTGTAGATGATGATGATGATATTCTGTTTTCCGCCAGAATTAGCTTGAAAAAATACTTTTCAAAAATAATTACTGAAAATAATCCACAAAATATAAATTCGCATTTAACGAAGAACACAATAGATGTTGTATTGTTAGATATGAATTATAGAATTGGTTTCGAAGATGGAAAAGAAGGTTTGTATTGGCTAAAAAACATTAAAGAAATTAGCCCAGAAACTACCATTCTTCTAATGACTGCATTTGGAAGCGTTAATTTGGCTGTAGATGCCATTAAAAAAGGCGCAACCGATTTTATCTTAAAACCTTGGACAACAGAAAAACTCTACACTTCTGTAAATGCAGGTGTAGAATTATCTCGTTCTAAAAGAAAAAACACTCAGTTAGAAACGATTCAAGAACACCAAGACAAAGAGTTTCATCAGAAAACAGAACACATTATTGGGAATTCTACTGCAATGCAATCTGCCATGAATTTGGTTAAAAAAGTAGCACCAACAGATGCCAATGTTTTAATTTTAGGCGAAAATGGAACAGGAAAATATGTGTTCGCTAAAGAAATTCATTTACAATCGAACAGAAAAAATTATCCTTTTATTCACGTAGATTTAGGTTCTTTAAATGAAAATTTATTCGAAAGTGAATTGTTTGGTTACGTAAAAGGAGCCTTTACAGATGCACATAAAGACACTTTAGGTAGATTCGAATTGGCAAAAGGTGGCACAATTTTTTTAGATGAAATTGGGAATTTACCACTGCATTTACAATCTAAATTATTAACTGTTATTCAGAATCGGAAAGTTACACGTTTAGGAGAAGGAAAAGAAACAGAAATTGATGCCAGAATTATTTGTGCTACAAATGCGCCAATTCATAAAATGGTGGATGAAGAAACATTTCGTCAAGATTTATTATTCAGAATAAATACCATTGAATTGAACTTGCCTCCACTCCGTGAAAGAACAAACGATATTAAATTATTAGCAACTCATTTTCTTGAAAAACTGACACAGAAATATCGAAAAAAAATAACCAATTTTACTTCGGAAGCTTTAAAAGCAATGGAAAAATACCATTGGCCAGGGAACATTAGAGAAATAGAACATATTGTGGAAAGAGCTGTAATTATTACAGATAATGATGAAATTGAAGTTTCTGACTTGCATTTTTCAGCAAAGAAAATTGACGTAAATTTAGGCGAAAGTTTAAATTTAGAAGAAACTGAAAAAGTATTAATTCAGCAAGCAATTACAAAACACCAAGGCAATATTTCTAAAGCTGCAAAAGATTTGGGCTTAACAAGAGCTGCTTTGTACAGAAGATTAGAGAAACATCAATTATAAATGGGAAAACCACAATATATTCAGATTGTAATTCGATTAATTTTATTGATTATTAATGGAGTAATAATCGTTTTTAGCTTTAAAAAAGGGTTTATTGTTAATACAATTGGTTTCTCTTTATTCCTTTTATTTCAGTTTTTCCTTTTTACAGAATACCTTAAAAAATTATTCACAGATATCGAAAAATCGATAGATTGTTTATTGTTTGACGATTATTCTAATACGATTTCTGCTGAAAAAAGAAAGAATCCATTGCATAATAAAACTGCTTTATTATTAGAAAAACACAGAAAACAAAGTCTATCTAAAACATCCGAACAACTAATATTTACCAACATTATAGAAAGTTTAGGAATTGGAATTTTAATTCTAAAAAAAGACGTGAATGGAGAAATATCCGTTTTTCAAATCAATAAAGCATTTGCTAACTTTTTAAAAATCCCGAAGTTTTACAATTGGAATTTACTCCAAACTAAAATAGGAGAATTATCTACTTTTATTGAAGATTGGAAAGAAATTAGAAATACTATTTCCTTAAAAATAAATGATGATAAAGAAAATTTCTTCCTAAAAACTGCAGTCACACAAACCAATGAATTCGAATATTTGGTAGTTTCTTTAGAGACAATTCAGCAATTAATTGACAAAAAAGAGAAAGAAGCTTGGTATAAATTAATGAATGTAATGTCGCACGAAATTATAAACACCATTACTCCTATTAGTAGTTTAGCGGAAAATTTACATTCATTATTACAAGAAGAAAATACAGACGAAGATACTATTGACGAACTTTCACAAGGTTTAAGTATTATTAAAAGACGCTCTTTACATTTAACTTCTTTTGTAGATACATATAGAAAATTGGCAGAATTGCCTTTGCCAAATAAGAAAGAAATTAGTTTAACAGATACTATTCAGAATACATTAGAACTCTATAAACAAGAATTTTTGGTTAAAAAAATCAACTTAATTTTTAATTCAAGTGATAATTTTATAATTAATGCGGATAAAAATCAAATTGAACAAATTCTCATCAATTTAATATCAAATTGTTTGTATGCACTTGCAGAAACTGAACATCCAGAAATTGAAATTCAACTTACAGAAGAAAATAATCGACTACATTTAGAAATTTCCGATAACGGAATTGGTATTTCTAATGAAATAAAAGAAAATATTTTTGTACCATATTTTACAACTCGTAAAAATGGTTCTGGAATTGGCTTAACACTTACTAAAAGTATTGTTGAAGCACATAAAGGAAGTATTCATTTTAACTCTAAAAATGGAAAAACAGCGTTTATAATTACGTTTATTTTATAAAAACTGTCACATTTTAACTTTTGAGTGGTCATTTAATAAAACACTTTAAAACTCAAATAAAATGAAAAATAAATTTACACTTTTAGGTATTTGTCTTTTTTTATCAGCAACTATAAGTTTTGCACAAAAAACTGTAGAAGCTTCAGATATTATGAAAGATATTAAAAACGGAAAATCGATTTCCTATAATAATGTAACTATTGTTGGTACATTAGATTTCACTTATATGGATGAAGCATTAGAGAAACTTCCTAAAAAGAAAAAAAGTAGTTGGTTTAACTGGGGGAGCAATAATAATTACAGCAATCAAATTAAAAAAATGATAGATGTAAAAATTTCTTTTACAAATTGTACGTTTAAAGATGATGTTTTAGCATACATCCCAGATGAAGATTCTGGTTATACTTTTACTGCAAGTTTTGAAGATATCACTATTTTTAAAGACTGTAATTTCGAAAGAAAAGCAATGTTTAAATATTCTCGTTTTGAAAGAGATGCAGATTTTTCTGGAAGTAGTTTTGATGATGATTCTACTTTTAAATATGCAAAATTTGATAAAGATATTAGTTTCCAAAATACTGTTTTCGATGAAATTGCTACATT harbors:
- a CDS encoding ABC transporter permease; protein product: MLQIWFKIFFRNSKKNWLNTLINISGLTLGLAGLLIILLYLNEEKSYNQWNPNKNDVYRVNIKKAKSGEVWITANAGMYLTYPKEIPEVTESLMVKPFYRSRVIQYKDIFEFTDKTILTEPQFFNFFPFKILEGSKENFAKTRDNIAISKEYSERIFKGEKAVGNLVKIDNKDFLVTCVYEIPKNSHQEPHLLIQFSEEFEVNWGNHNNEVFCRVTKGTDLGELKQKMNKIINNVHKIAAEENGITVEEFDERYGIPTVLLDKLDTMYLHNTAKRAGPSGTGNYQLLIVLLGLSILLIIISCVNFINLSVASASQRAKEVGVKKTLGLSKKQLLFQYVFEIVLQGLISFVLALVIVELALPFFNQFVGKEISILHTNSLVTLFVTSILISFFVGSIPALYLSNFKAIEVLKGSISKSKKGNLARNMMLGVQFLISGFFIISMLIVGSQVNYMMEKDLGFDKEHVLSVAFYNKVDKYKKYQLTREVLSQNKNISGVTASMFVPGYGFSNGTDLRHKINDISFNSASNLIDFNYIDFAGITILKGRNFLKNIASDTINKVLINETAAKQLGIFNNPIGEIVNVGWQEDNAPGLEVIGMIKDYHFDGFDKEITPMFLGIWNTFDFAKNWISMIQFKIKGNDIDKTIAEIESFWKQNIDAKYPFNYEFLDQNFAETYEKYQKQQTMFLILSILVILISLLGLFALATLTIQQRLKEVAIRKTLGASVKEIMFQLLKNFLKVVVISSIILIPIAYYFMENWLENFVYRVEMPILPYVLTPIILIILVFVVVGLKAYNATKIDLIKYLKFE
- a CDS encoding ABC transporter ATP-binding protein — protein: MIKITDLVKVYRTEEVETTALNKLSLEVKKGEFVSIMGASGCGKSTLLNIIGLLDAPNNGSYLFDGTEVATFNEKQRAGLRKANIGFVFQNFNLIDELTVYENVELPLIYNKVKASERKERVTDILERIGIAHRAKHYPLQLSGGQQQRVAVARALVTNPKLILADEPTGNLDSKSGNDVMELLTELHATGATIIMVTHSSYDAQFSSRIVTLKDGEIISEKTNEHKVDVLVE
- a CDS encoding efflux RND transporter periplasmic adaptor subunit; amino-acid sequence: MDTQIKPKNKKTKKMLLWGIPAVILLAVILMNATRKKQVNLKKDNISIREVIKGDFEDVILFNSTVEPKTSVLVNVIQGGSVSEIFVESGQIIKKGTPLLKVYNPNAELNYLTQETAMVEQINNLRNLRVNIKNQQLSLDQQLLSIDNDFRNADRQYKLDSTLYKKEVIAKNDYQKTQQEYSFQKERSGVIKKSVFNEKKSRDNQLARINTSLSNMEKSLELLYKNKENFVVKAPVDGLLSSFNPILGESYNQGQPIGKMDVLDGYKLVAKVDEYYNSKLQEGISGTVALNAKNYDVKLSKVFSEIVGGQFKLELNFKQDSLSNEVKRGMSLKTKVFLSGKTEALLLSKGLFYQSTNGKWVFVLNGENKAVKRSIKIGRENPFYYEVLEGLQVGDKVITSSYDDYKEVEEINIQ
- a CDS encoding sigma-54-dependent transcriptional regulator translates to MRKKEATILIVDDDDDILFSARISLKKYFSKIITENNPQNINSHLTKNTIDVVLLDMNYRIGFEDGKEGLYWLKNIKEISPETTILLMTAFGSVNLAVDAIKKGATDFILKPWTTEKLYTSVNAGVELSRSKRKNTQLETIQEHQDKEFHQKTEHIIGNSTAMQSAMNLVKKVAPTDANVLILGENGTGKYVFAKEIHLQSNRKNYPFIHVDLGSLNENLFESELFGYVKGAFTDAHKDTLGRFELAKGGTIFLDEIGNLPLHLQSKLLTVIQNRKVTRLGEGKETEIDARIICATNAPIHKMVDEETFRQDLLFRINTIELNLPPLRERTNDIKLLATHFLEKLTQKYRKKITNFTSEALKAMEKYHWPGNIREIEHIVERAVIITDNDEIEVSDLHFSAKKIDVNLGESLNLEETEKVLIQQAITKHQGNISKAAKDLGLTRAALYRRLEKHQL
- a CDS encoding sensor histidine kinase, with product MGKPQYIQIVIRLILLIINGVIIVFSFKKGFIVNTIGFSLFLLFQFFLFTEYLKKLFTDIEKSIDCLLFDDYSNTISAEKRKNPLHNKTALLLEKHRKQSLSKTSEQLIFTNIIESLGIGILILKKDVNGEISVFQINKAFANFLKIPKFYNWNLLQTKIGELSTFIEDWKEIRNTISLKINDDKENFFLKTAVTQTNEFEYLVVSLETIQQLIDKKEKEAWYKLMNVMSHEIINTITPISSLAENLHSLLQEENTDEDTIDELSQGLSIIKRRSLHLTSFVDTYRKLAELPLPNKKEISLTDTIQNTLELYKQEFLVKKINLIFNSSDNFIINADKNQIEQILINLISNCLYALAETEHPEIEIQLTEENNRLHLEISDNGIGISNEIKENIFVPYFTTRKNGSGIGLTLTKSIVEAHKGSIHFNSKNGKTAFIITFIL
- a CDS encoding pentapeptide repeat-containing protein; the protein is MKNKFTLLGICLFLSATISFAQKTVEASDIMKDIKNGKSISYNNVTIVGTLDFTYMDEALEKLPKKKKSSWFNWGSNNNYSNQIKKMIDVKISFTNCTFKDDVLAYIPDEDSGYTFTASFEDITIFKDCNFERKAMFKYSRFERDADFSGSSFDDDSTFKYAKFDKDISFQNTVFDEIATFKYATFNKNVSFSNSIFKDSAIFKYTKFHDGVSFNSSKFEEDLNIKYMKVDGSFDISNMDVAYEIDSKYTKINGKSFSKYLVDKK